A portion of the Acidobacteriota bacterium genome contains these proteins:
- a CDS encoding peptidylprolyl isomerase: MDCGSKVEVAKIPSWSIFYSPDLLRRSGVRRFQVQEEASKDTGGSQFFITHSPQPHLDGGYTVFGQVTSGMEVVDRIARGDQIRRIEVSER; encoded by the coding sequence TTGGATTGCGGTAGTAAAGTAGAGGTCGCCAAGATACCCTCCTGGTCAATTTTTTATTCGCCTGACCTACTTCGAAGGAGTGGAGTCAGGCGATTTCAAGTTCAGGAAGAAGCCTCCAAAGACACGGGCGGCAGCCAGTTTTTCATCACGCATTCGCCGCAGCCTCACCTGGATGGCGGATACACGGTGTTTGGCCAGGTCACTTCGGGGATGGAAGTCGTTGACCGAATCGCGCGTGGCGATCAGATCAGACGCATTGAAGTTTCCGAACGATAG
- a CDS encoding zf-HC2 domain-containing protein, with product MRCEHVETLIPLYVGGDLEPHEADSLRQHLISCAHCRQLHEEFQASHSWLTGFAVPAFDEASFAKLRASVLKEIGRQEKRGSWSGWIDWLLPKWSPRLMLATAAVALAVTTGLVAAVYRQQVAPARAVGETIADAGQIKPATGTEHTNPLPQELNRVATAPRSVPRSKHVKAATPLLPPEALGNGGSLNPLEPPVIPEEESATESVAQVEPEPKEMLRIELQTADPNIRIIWLTPKPDSPSNPKTK from the coding sequence ATGAGATGCGAACACGTTGAAACTTTGATTCCCTTGTACGTCGGCGGTGATCTGGAACCGCACGAAGCAGACAGTTTGCGCCAACACCTCATCAGTTGTGCGCATTGCCGTCAGCTTCACGAAGAATTTCAGGCCAGCCACAGTTGGCTGACCGGATTTGCAGTACCTGCGTTTGATGAAGCGTCCTTTGCCAAATTGCGCGCCTCAGTATTGAAAGAAATCGGGCGGCAGGAGAAGAGAGGGAGTTGGTCAGGATGGATTGACTGGTTGCTGCCGAAATGGAGTCCTAGATTAATGCTGGCGACGGCGGCAGTTGCCTTGGCAGTCACAACTGGCTTGGTTGCAGCAGTTTACCGCCAGCAAGTGGCTCCTGCGAGAGCAGTCGGCGAAACAATCGCCGACGCTGGACAAATCAAACCCGCGACCGGCACGGAGCACACAAATCCGCTGCCGCAGGAACTCAACCGGGTCGCTACCGCTCCCCGTTCCGTACCACGGTCAAAACATGTGAAAGCGGCGACACCGTTGCTGCCGCCCGAAGCATTGGGGAATGGCGGGTCATTAAATCCGCTGGAACCGCCTGTCATTCCGGAAGAGGAATCTGCCACGGAATCGGTTGCGCAAGTGGAACCGGAACCAAAAGAAATGCTGCGGATCGAATTACAAACCGCAGACCCAAACATACGAATTATTTGGCTGACCCCGAAACCGGACAGCCCATCGAATCCCAAAACGAAGTGA
- a CDS encoding antitoxin family protein, with translation MTTQLEAVFQGGVLRPLQPLNLLEDQKVVVTVATIPVTNEEEFLDKEFHRYCESRADYSITLEQVRKELSSIPGAIADEIIADREERF, from the coding sequence ATGACTACGCAACTTGAAGCAGTTTTCCAAGGCGGCGTTCTACGACCGCTTCAACCACTCAATCTTTTGGAAGATCAAAAAGTGGTTGTGACAGTAGCAACTATTCCTGTCACCAACGAAGAGGAATTTCTGGATAAGGAGTTTCATCGTTACTGCGAGAGCCGTGCTGATTACAGCATCACGCTTGAGCAAGTGCGGAAAGAGTTGTCGTCAATCCCTGGCGCGATCGCTGATGAAATCATTGCGGATCGAGAAGAAAGGTTCTGA
- a CDS encoding amidohydrolase, which translates to MAQPRGVAPAPNRSEGEGPFERLIIRGATIIDGTGAPPFGPADIVIEKNRIVEVRSVGYPKVPIREGARPMNATREIDATGMYVLPGFVDCHAHIGGAAQGTPAEYVYKLWMAHGVTTIREPGSFNGADWTLHERERSAKNEITAPRIFAYFGPGLGWDKGALRTPELAREYVRWAKEKGADGFKVIGDGPIYDPDIMAAFLDEANKLGLGSTTHLNQLGVARLNILQAARLGMRSMEHWYGLPEALFADRTVQDFPLDYNYNDESHRFGQAGRLWKQAAPPGSKKWNEVMDELVKLKFTLDPTFTIYEASRDLMRAMRAEWHDRYTLPSLWKFYTPSREAHGSYWFNWTTQDEVEWKNNYRLWMAFVNEYKNRGGRVTTGSDSGFIYKLYGFDYIREFELLQEAGFHPLEVIRSATMYGAQLLSEPKGKPIEFGIVKPGMLADLVIVPENPIANLKVLYGTGAIRLNDQTNQPERVGGIKYTIKDGIVYDAKKLLADVEKMVEAAKKKSNAAGN; encoded by the coding sequence GTGGCGCAACCACGCGGGGTCGCGCCTGCTCCCAACCGTTCCGAAGGCGAAGGGCCATTCGAGCGACTGATCATTCGCGGAGCCACGATCATTGATGGCACGGGCGCTCCGCCGTTTGGCCCGGCGGACATTGTCATTGAAAAAAACCGCATCGTCGAAGTTCGCAGCGTCGGATACCCGAAAGTTCCCATTCGCGAAGGCGCGCGCCCGATGAACGCAACCAGGGAAATTGACGCCACCGGAATGTATGTGCTGCCGGGATTTGTGGATTGCCACGCGCACATCGGCGGCGCGGCGCAGGGAACTCCGGCGGAATACGTCTACAAACTCTGGATGGCGCACGGCGTGACGACGATTCGCGAACCGGGCAGTTTCAACGGTGCGGATTGGACTTTGCACGAACGTGAACGCAGCGCCAAAAACGAAATCACCGCGCCCAGAATTTTCGCGTACTTCGGGCCAGGATTGGGTTGGGACAAAGGCGCATTGCGAACCCCTGAACTGGCGCGCGAATACGTTCGCTGGGCCAAGGAAAAAGGCGCGGACGGTTTCAAGGTCATCGGTGATGGGCCGATTTACGACCCCGATATTATGGCCGCGTTTTTGGACGAAGCGAACAAACTCGGCCTGGGTTCGACGACGCACTTGAACCAACTAGGCGTCGCGCGATTAAACATTTTGCAAGCCGCGCGGTTGGGGATGCGTTCGATGGAACATTGGTACGGATTGCCAGAAGCCCTGTTTGCCGACCGCACGGTTCAGGATTTTCCGCTGGATTACAACTACAACGACGAATCGCATCGCTTCGGCCAGGCCGGGCGATTGTGGAAACAGGCGGCTCCGCCGGGCAGCAAAAAATGGAACGAGGTGATGGACGAGCTTGTAAAACTGAAATTCACGCTCGATCCGACCTTCACCATTTACGAAGCCAGCCGCGATTTGATGCGCGCAATGCGCGCCGAATGGCACGACCGGTACACGCTGCCTTCGCTGTGGAAGTTTTACACGCCGAGCCGCGAAGCCCACGGTTCGTACTGGTTCAACTGGACGACGCAGGACGAAGTCGAATGGAAAAACAATTACCGGTTGTGGATGGCCTTTGTGAACGAATACAAAAATCGCGGTGGCCGCGTCACCACGGGCAGCGATTCCGGCTTCATTTATAAACTTTACGGTTTCGATTACATCCGCGAGTTTGAATTGTTGCAGGAAGCGGGCTTTCACCCGCTGGAAGTCATTCGTTCGGCCACGATGTACGGCGCACAATTGCTGTCCGAACCCAAGGGCAAACCCATCGAATTCGGCATCGTCAAACCCGGCATGCTGGCCGACTTAGTCATCGTCCCCGAAAACCCGATTGCCAATTTGAAAGTGTTGTACGGAACTGGCGCGATTCGCCTGAACGACCAAACCAACCAGCCCGAACGCGTCGGCGGCATCAAATACACGATCAAAGACGGCATTGTTTACGACGCCAAGAAGCTGTTGGCCGACGTGGAAAAGATGGTCGAAGCGGCAAAGAAGAAATCCAACGCGGCAGGAAATTGA
- a CDS encoding RNA polymerase sigma factor, protein MPETRTADSAVGSLIARAQKGDLVAFDQLIVAHQQRVVGIAWRMLGNQDDALDAAQDTFLRVYKFIGKFDPSQDFSGWLYRIAVNVCHDIARKRGRGNPVSLDAEIEAGRFVEPSPHNTESSAMFAQEGRIIARALKTLSEKERAAIVLRDMEGLTTDEVAQILGSTPTTVRSQVSSARAKIKSFRDRWLKKSVRNRER, encoded by the coding sequence ATGCCCGAAACTCGCACGGCGGATTCGGCTGTGGGTTCATTGATCGCGCGCGCTCAAAAAGGAGATCTGGTCGCTTTTGACCAGTTGATCGTCGCCCATCAACAGCGCGTGGTCGGCATCGCCTGGCGCATGTTGGGCAATCAGGATGATGCGCTGGATGCTGCGCAGGATACGTTTCTGCGCGTGTACAAATTTATCGGCAAATTCGACCCCTCGCAGGATTTTTCCGGCTGGCTATACCGAATTGCCGTCAACGTCTGTCACGACATTGCCCGCAAGCGCGGGCGCGGCAATCCGGTATCGCTGGATGCCGAAATCGAAGCCGGCCGCTTCGTCGAACCCAGCCCTCACAATACTGAGAGTTCGGCGATGTTCGCGCAGGAAGGAAGGATCATCGCCCGTGCTCTGAAAACGCTTTCAGAGAAAGAGCGCGCGGCGATTGTCCTGCGCGATATGGAAGGGTTGACGACCGATGAAGTCGCCCAAATTTTAGGCTCTACCCCCACAACCGTTAGATCCCAGGTCAGTTCGGCTCGCGCCAAGATTAAAAGCTTTCGCGACCGCTGGCTGAAAAAATCGGTTCGGAACCGGGAGCGGTAG
- a CDS encoding type II toxin-antitoxin system VapC family toxin yields the protein MSGYFLDTSALGKHYHLEVGTADVDAIFQTPGAQIYISRLAFVEFRSAFARKVRINQVTQTGYQHACTLFETDIARQIIKGIRFNDSDFQQATLLIEKHALTQNLRTLDALQLAIALNAFRQGISDFFVCADKALCSIAQTEGLAIINPVP from the coding sequence ATGTCTGGTTATTTTTTAGACACCAGCGCGTTGGGCAAGCATTATCACCTGGAAGTTGGGACGGCGGACGTAGATGCCATCTTTCAAACGCCGGGCGCTCAAATCTATATCTCGCGCCTTGCCTTTGTGGAGTTCCGTTCGGCCTTTGCCAGAAAAGTCCGAATCAATCAGGTGACGCAAACAGGCTATCAGCATGCTTGCACGCTGTTTGAAACTGACATTGCCAGGCAGATCATCAAAGGCATTCGATTCAACGACAGTGATTTTCAGCAAGCAACGCTGCTGATTGAAAAACACGCACTGACGCAGAACCTGCGTACTCTGGACGCGTTGCAGCTTGCCATCGCCTTGAATGCATTCCGTCAAGGGATCAGTGATTTTTTCGTTTGCGCCGACAAAGCCTTATGTTCCATCGCTCAGACCGAAGGGCTAGCCATCATCAATCCCGTCCCGTAA
- a CDS encoding fumarylacetoacetate hydrolase family protein → MRLYKTENGPLLEERGAFYQLTDTDWDVLLNRADHAAVLTSLTRRATKLANFDPIKGAMAPIGRQEVWAAGVTYYRSRTARMEESKDAGGGSFYDRVYEAPRPELFFKATPNRVAGPYQNVRIRKDSKWNVPEPELTLVVNSLGQIIGYTVGNDMSSRDIEGENPLYLPQAKVYSQSCGLGPCILLCQEPLPVETKITLEILRGEEAAFAGQTSLKELKRKPDELVEYLYRDNEFPYGCFLLTGTGIVPPDEFTLQSQDEIRITIDGIGTLVNFVTQSS, encoded by the coding sequence ATGAGACTCTACAAAACCGAAAATGGGCCGCTGCTGGAAGAGCGCGGCGCTTTTTATCAACTCACGGACACGGATTGGGATGTACTGCTCAATCGCGCTGACCACGCGGCTGTACTGACCAGTTTGACGCGCCGAGCGACGAAACTTGCGAACTTCGATCCGATCAAAGGCGCAATGGCGCCGATTGGACGGCAGGAGGTTTGGGCCGCAGGCGTGACATATTACCGCAGCCGCACCGCGCGCATGGAAGAATCAAAGGACGCTGGTGGTGGCAGTTTTTATGACCGCGTGTACGAGGCTCCGCGGCCGGAACTGTTTTTCAAAGCCACGCCGAACCGCGTCGCCGGGCCGTACCAGAATGTTCGCATTCGCAAGGATTCCAAATGGAACGTGCCGGAGCCGGAATTGACGCTGGTGGTGAATTCGCTGGGACAGATCATCGGTTACACCGTTGGTAATGATATGAGTTCGCGCGACATCGAAGGCGAAAATCCATTGTATTTGCCGCAAGCCAAAGTCTATTCGCAAAGCTGCGGGCTGGGGCCATGCATTTTGCTCTGCCAGGAACCGTTGCCGGTCGAAACCAAAATCACCCTGGAAATTCTGCGCGGCGAAGAGGCGGCGTTTGCCGGCCAGACTTCGTTGAAAGAACTCAAACGCAAACCCGATGAACTGGTCGAGTATCTTTACCGCGACAACGAATTTCCTTACGGCTGTTTTCTGCTGACCGGGACGGGCATCGTGCCGCCGGATGAATTCACGCTGCAATCCCAGGACGAAATCCGCATCACGATTGACGGCATTGGCACGCTGGTTAATTTCGTGACGCAGAGTTCGTAG
- a CDS encoding H-type lectin domain-containing protein, translating to MRCILFVILIAFASNALAQEKCERIIELSQTVKETAYSKKSFEQHVKNFCSEYHQSEQSGKTMDVGLVYKKVLAGNFGSSSVTAKDIASNYCSQEGSVSDLDEAYKQYVTAIAPGAYEAYAKCKDFEKRGVTINLQSLDANILQVTVNFTKSISKDSYAEVRYSDKLPSGITCNWDESKSNVQRVDVGTRMLTCTRTNPMMKASIVIFRRDAVDSVLTLHWPAYNAEGDPVDSLKALRDKVSALESRTISQSGEITMRAVNTPGLEECGHGSVKRGELEGKVKFPVAFSTAPTVSAGLTQLLIGTADVRDRHSVRFEVTEVDKEWFKYKFWTEGDNKVSIAKISWIAVVK from the coding sequence ATGCGTTGTATTCTTTTCGTGATCCTCATCGCCTTTGCATCAAATGCGCTTGCGCAAGAAAAATGCGAAAGAATTATTGAATTATCCCAAACGGTAAAGGAGACGGCTTATTCTAAGAAGTCTTTTGAGCAGCACGTGAAAAATTTTTGCAGCGAATACCATCAGTCCGAACAGTCAGGAAAGACTATGGATGTAGGTCTTGTCTACAAGAAGGTTTTGGCCGGTAATTTTGGAAGCTCCAGTGTGACAGCAAAAGACATTGCAAGCAACTATTGCTCGCAAGAAGGCTCTGTCTCTGATTTAGACGAGGCTTATAAACAATATGTTACAGCCATTGCTCCAGGCGCTTATGAGGCGTATGCGAAGTGCAAAGACTTTGAAAAACGGGGCGTAACGATTAATCTCCAAAGCCTTGATGCAAACATTCTTCAAGTGACTGTGAACTTCACAAAGAGCATTTCAAAAGATTCGTATGCTGAGGTCAGGTATTCGGATAAGCTGCCGTCGGGTATTACATGTAACTGGGATGAATCAAAAAGCAATGTCCAGAGAGTTGACGTCGGCACTCGTATGTTAACCTGCACACGGACAAACCCGATGATGAAAGCAAGTATTGTAATTTTTAGACGGGATGCGGTTGATAGTGTTCTGACTCTGCATTGGCCAGCATACAACGCGGAAGGGGATCCGGTTGATTCACTCAAAGCGCTACGAGACAAAGTCTCAGCACTGGAAAGCCGGACCATCTCTCAATCCGGTGAAATTACGATGAGGGCTGTAAACACACCCGGACTTGAGGAATGCGGCCACGGAAGTGTGAAAAGGGGGGAACTAGAAGGCAAGGTTAAATTTCCAGTAGCATTCTCGACTGCACCCACAGTATCAGCAGGATTAACACAATTGCTCATTGGCACTGCAGATGTGCGCGACCGCCATAGCGTACGTTTCGAAGTCACAGAGGTTGATAAAGAATGGTTCAAATACAAATTCTGGACTGAGGGTGACAATAAAGTGAGTATTGCCAAAATCAGTTGGATTGCGGTAGTAAAGTAG
- a CDS encoding tetratricopeptide repeat protein — protein MSKPEKQLYEFGPYVLDPAERQLREGYVPVALEPKTFDVLLALVERHGELVGKEELMRRVWPDTFVEEMNLARHISALRKVLDQEVAGPSYIQTVPKHGYRFTASVRVSDCTLQEIVFDQTTTSVLYEEEIVLPEARSASPVLPSKPKVMFGRLTAGKIALGVLALTLCVGFIGLWLARKPNQESGRPPIRSIAVLPFKPLDAASSEPHLEIGVADTLITRLSNLGELTVRPTSAIRNYAERDVDALIAGRELRVDSVLEGSLQRRDDRLRVTVRLLRVSDGQSLWAYQCDTACTDIFQTQDTVSLRVAEALRSHLSAAEQQTLTKRGTNDVEAYQIYLKGLYFFNRRNAEGYGKAIEYYQQAIARDPGYALAYNGLAVAQRWLLEASGDRTGDLTGYKATLQKAAALDPTLPEVHATLGLLAQNDDWDWAAAEREYQEAIRLNPNFARAHHWYGEYLFLMGRHEAGLRELRRAQEIDPLSLIIHSDIAKCYYFAGKYEQAIAQARHTLELDPNFIEPHYWLTFAYYGQGRWDEALTAARKVQALDQRLYATAQIGTVLAAQGKRNEAFRLLAELQQAGRERQVATEFFAWIHQALGEKEQALHWLDQAYQAHEVSMLGLRSPLWESLRTHPRFQALYQRMHFPEPL, from the coding sequence ATGTCCAAGCCAGAAAAGCAGTTATATGAATTTGGCCCATACGTACTCGACCCGGCAGAGCGACAGTTGCGGGAGGGGTATGTGCCCGTCGCGCTGGAACCGAAGACTTTCGATGTGTTGCTGGCGCTGGTTGAACGCCACGGAGAATTGGTCGGGAAAGAGGAACTCATGCGGCGGGTCTGGCCTGACACTTTTGTGGAAGAGATGAATCTGGCGCGTCACATCTCTGCCTTACGCAAAGTGCTGGATCAGGAGGTTGCCGGACCGTCGTATATCCAAACCGTGCCAAAACATGGATACCGTTTTACCGCCTCGGTTCGCGTCAGCGACTGCACCTTGCAGGAAATAGTATTTGATCAAACTACGACCAGCGTGCTTTATGAAGAAGAAATCGTTTTGCCGGAAGCCCGCTCCGCTTCACCTGTCCTTCCGAGTAAACCGAAAGTGATGTTTGGCCGGCTGACGGCTGGCAAAATCGCCTTGGGCGTGTTGGCGTTGACACTGTGTGTGGGATTCATAGGGCTATGGCTGGCGCGAAAACCCAATCAAGAAAGTGGGAGGCCTCCGATCCGATCTATTGCCGTGCTTCCTTTCAAACCCCTGGACGCCGCCAGCAGCGAACCTCATTTGGAAATCGGCGTTGCCGATACCCTTATCACCCGACTGAGCAATCTGGGCGAACTGACCGTACGCCCCACCAGCGCCATTCGTAACTACGCAGAGCGCGACGTGGATGCGCTCATCGCCGGGCGCGAACTCCGCGTGGATTCGGTGCTCGAAGGCAGTTTGCAGCGCCGCGACGACCGCCTGCGGGTGACCGTACGGTTGTTGCGCGTCAGCGATGGCCAGTCGCTTTGGGCGTACCAGTGCGACACTGCCTGCACGGACATCTTTCAAACGCAGGACACGGTGTCGCTCCGCGTGGCCGAAGCCCTACGCTCTCACCTGTCGGCGGCTGAGCAACAAACATTGACCAAACGAGGAACAAACGACGTCGAGGCGTACCAGATTTACCTGAAAGGGCTGTATTTCTTCAATAGGCGCAACGCGGAAGGCTACGGCAAAGCCATTGAATATTATCAACAAGCCATCGCCCGCGACCCGGGTTACGCGCTAGCGTACAACGGCCTGGCGGTGGCGCAAAGATGGCTGCTCGAAGCGAGCGGTGACCGGACCGGAGACCTGACGGGTTACAAAGCCACGTTGCAGAAAGCCGCAGCCCTCGACCCGACGTTGCCCGAAGTGCACGCGACGCTGGGGCTGCTGGCGCAAAACGACGACTGGGACTGGGCGGCGGCGGAACGCGAGTATCAGGAGGCGATTCGGCTCAACCCGAATTTCGCCCGTGCGCATCACTGGTACGGCGAATACCTGTTCCTGATGGGAAGGCACGAGGCGGGCCTGCGGGAACTTCGGCGCGCGCAGGAAATAGACCCGCTCTCGCTTATCATCCATTCCGACATTGCCAAGTGTTATTACTTCGCGGGAAAGTACGAGCAAGCCATCGCGCAGGCACGTCACACGCTGGAACTCGACCCCAATTTCATCGAGCCTCACTACTGGCTCACTTTCGCTTATTACGGGCAAGGGCGCTGGGACGAGGCCTTGACCGCAGCGAGGAAGGTACAGGCTCTGGATCAGCGGCTTTACGCCACCGCGCAAATCGGCACGGTACTGGCCGCGCAAGGAAAACGTAACGAAGCCTTCCGCTTGCTGGCTGAACTACAGCAGGCTGGACGTGAGCGGCAGGTGGCGACGGAATTTTTTGCCTGGATTCATCAGGCCTTGGGAGAGAAAGAACAAGCGCTGCATTGGCTCGATCAAGCCTACCAGGCGCACGAGGTGAGCATGCTGGGATTGCGTTCGCCCCTTTGGGAGAGCCTACGCACTCATCCCCGCTTTCAAGCGCTGTATCAGCGCATGCATTTCCCTGAGCCTCTCTAA
- a CDS encoding aldehyde dehydrogenase (NADP(+)), with translation MELHGKNIIAGKAVDADGEKFPAYAPAEGNYIEPQFEEATTDLVKQALGAADNAFPVYRQLPAERRAEFLDAIADEILALGDALIERANIETALPKERLTGERGRTMNQLKMFAALIREGSWVEARIDLAQPDRQPLPKPDIRRMLIPIGPVVVFGASNFPLAFSVAGGDTASALAAGCPVVVKAHPAHPGTSELVARAIAAAIEKTKMPAGVFSMLHDRGHEVGTALVKHPLTRAVGFTGSLRGGRALFDVAASRPDPIPVYAEMGSTNPVFFLPGALRERGEALAEAMKNSVTLGVGQFCTNPGLTIGLSGEDFSRFTEKLGALIMDVPSGTMLYPGILTAYEQGVKELGEIEGVKKIQSNHTTELSRTEARAAMLATDAANFLQHHALGEEVFGPSTVVVGCSSKEELETVAGKLEGHLTATIHGTEDDLAEFAGLVSILENKVGRLIFNGFPTGVEVCASMQHGGPYPATTDSRSTSVGTAAISRFTRPVSYQNFPQAALPVELQNENERGIWRLVENQFTKESC, from the coding sequence ATGGAACTACACGGAAAAAACATCATCGCAGGCAAAGCCGTTGACGCTGACGGCGAAAAATTCCCGGCTTACGCTCCGGCGGAAGGCAATTACATCGAACCACAGTTTGAAGAAGCGACGACGGATCTGGTGAAACAGGCGTTGGGAGCGGCGGACAACGCGTTTCCCGTTTACAGACAATTGCCCGCCGAACGGCGCGCGGAATTTCTGGACGCCATTGCCGATGAAATTCTGGCGCTGGGCGATGCGCTGATCGAACGCGCGAACATCGAAACCGCGTTGCCAAAAGAACGATTGACCGGCGAACGGGGGCGAACCATGAACCAATTGAAGATGTTCGCCGCGCTGATTCGCGAAGGTTCGTGGGTGGAAGCGCGCATTGATTTGGCGCAGCCGGATCGCCAGCCGCTGCCCAAACCGGACATCCGCCGAATGCTGATTCCGATTGGCCCCGTGGTGGTGTTTGGCGCGAGCAATTTTCCGTTGGCGTTTTCCGTGGCCGGAGGCGACACGGCTTCGGCGCTGGCCGCCGGGTGTCCGGTTGTTGTCAAAGCGCATCCGGCGCATCCCGGAACTTCGGAACTGGTGGCGCGCGCGATTGCTGCCGCGATCGAAAAAACGAAAATGCCCGCCGGGGTATTTTCGATGTTGCACGACCGAGGGCATGAGGTCGGCACGGCGCTGGTCAAACATCCGCTCACCCGCGCCGTTGGCTTTACAGGCAGTTTGCGCGGCGGACGAGCCTTGTTTGACGTGGCGGCTTCGCGGCCTGATCCAATTCCGGTGTATGCCGAGATGGGCAGCACAAATCCGGTATTCTTTTTGCCGGGAGCTTTGCGCGAACGCGGCGAGGCACTGGCTGAAGCGATGAAAAACTCCGTGACGCTGGGTGTTGGTCAGTTTTGCACCAATCCAGGGTTGACAATTGGGTTGAGCGGCGAGGACTTTTCGCGGTTCACGGAAAAGCTGGGCGCGCTGATCATGGATGTGCCGAGCGGAACCATGCTCTATCCAGGAATCCTGACGGCGTACGAACAAGGTGTGAAGGAGCTTGGGGAAATCGAAGGCGTCAAAAAAATTCAATCCAACCACACCACGGAACTCAGCCGCACGGAAGCACGCGCGGCAATGCTGGCCACGGACGCCGCGAACTTTTTGCAACACCATGCGCTGGGCGAAGAAGTCTTTGGCCCTTCCACGGTGGTTGTTGGTTGCAGTTCAAAAGAAGAATTGGAAACCGTCGCCGGTAAGTTGGAAGGCCATTTGACGGCAACGATTCACGGCACCGAAGATGATTTGGCGGAATTCGCCGGATTGGTTTCGATTCTGGAAAACAAAGTAGGCCGATTGATTTTCAATGGCTTTCCGACCGGTGTCGAAGTCTGCGCTTCGATGCAACATGGCGGGCCGTATCCGGCGACCACGGATTCGCGCTCGACTTCCGTCGGGACTGCTGCCATCAGCCGCTTTACACGTCCGGTCAGTTATCAGAATTTTCCGCAAGCGGCGTTGCCTGTGGAACTGCAAAACGAAAATGAGCGCGGCATCTGGCGATTGGTGGAGAATCAATTTACGAAGGAAAGTTGCTGA
- a CDS encoding SGNH/GDSL hydrolase family protein, which yields MKVLKRFAGFGLLFLVVLTAKAQDGFYLKNGDRVVFYGDSITDQRLYTTFIETYVITRFPKLDVSFVHSGWGGDRVTGGGGGPVDLRLQRDVVAYKPNVVTVMLGMNDGRYRAFDQKIFETYSDGYQHLVQKLKSDLPGLRMTLIEPSPYDDVTRAPTFDGGYNAVLVRYSQFVKELAAKEQLSVADLNTAVVAALKKANTTDATLAQRIIPDRIHPGAGGHLLMAAELLKAWKAPAVVSTVEIDAAKGSATRTENTKVAALKTEGGLAWTQTDNSLPLPIDLGDAITALAVKSSDVMDSLNRQTLKVTGLTGAKYQLKIDDEAVGEFTKEQLNEGVNLSWLPTPMSKQAAAVHALTLKHNNLHFAAWRQVQVPYQDSKSPNVGKAIEAMNALEQEVIAQQRAAAQIKPHRYELIPLT from the coding sequence ATGAAAGTGCTGAAAAGATTTGCCGGGTTTGGCCTGCTGTTCCTGGTTGTCCTAACGGCCAAAGCGCAGGATGGCTTTTACCTGAAAAACGGTGACCGCGTCGTTTTTTATGGCGACAGCATCACCGACCAGCGGCTGTACACCACATTTATTGAAACCTATGTCATCACGCGCTTTCCCAAACTGGATGTCAGCTTTGTGCATTCCGGTTGGGGCGGAGACCGCGTGACCGGCGGCGGAGGCGGCCCCGTTGACCTGCGATTGCAACGCGATGTGGTGGCGTACAAACCGAACGTCGTGACGGTCATGCTGGGAATGAACGATGGTCGCTACCGCGCGTTTGATCAGAAGATTTTTGAAACGTATTCGGATGGCTATCAGCACTTGGTGCAGAAGCTCAAAAGCGATCTGCCCGGCTTGCGTATGACATTGATCGAGCCTTCGCCTTACGACGATGTGACGCGCGCTCCAACTTTTGACGGCGGCTATAACGCCGTGCTGGTTCGCTACAGTCAGTTTGTCAAGGAGTTGGCGGCGAAAGAGCAACTGAGTGTTGCCGATCTAAACACGGCAGTTGTCGCTGCGCTGAAAAAGGCAAACACCACGGATGCGACCTTAGCTCAAAGGATCATTCCCGACCGCATACACCCTGGCGCGGGCGGACATTTGTTGATGGCTGCGGAATTGCTCAAGGCCTGGAAAGCGCCTGCGGTTGTTAGCACGGTTGAAATTGATGCCGCCAAAGGCAGCGCCACGCGAACGGAGAACACAAAGGTGGCAGCGTTGAAGACCGAAGGCGGTTTGGCCTGGACCCAAACTGACAATTCGCTGCCGTTGCCGATTGACCTGGGCGATGCAATCACAGCGCTGGCAGTGAAATCATCGGACGTCATGGACAGCCTGAACCGCCAGACGTTGAAAGTCACCGGTCTTACGGGAGCAAAATATCAACTGAAGATTGACGATGAAGCGGTCGGCGAATTCACCAAGGAACAGTTGAACGAAGGCGTCAATCTATCCTGGCTTCCAACGCCCATGTCCAAACAGGCTGCGGCGGTGCACGCCTTAACCTTGAAGCACAACAATCTGCATTTCGCCGCCTGGCGTCAGGTGCAGGTGCCATATCAGGACAGCAAATCGCCCAACGTTGGTAAAGCGATCGAAGCGATGAATGCGCTGGAACAGGAAGTCATCGCTCAACAGCGGGCGGCGGCGCAAATCAAACCTCACCGTTACGAATTGATTCCACTAACCTGA